The following nucleotide sequence is from Austwickia chelonae.
AGGCCGGCGCGGTGAGTGACCGTGACGACGGTCCGAGTCGTGGCGAGCATGCCGATCAACTCTTCGACAAGTTCTTCCGACGCTGAATCCAGATGCGCTGTCGGTTCGTCGAGCAGCAACAGCTGTGGGTCGGCCAGGACCGCCCGGGCCAGGGCCAGCCGGGCCCGCTGCCCAGCGGACAACCCGAAACCGTCGTCACCGATCCGGGAGCTCAGTCCTTCCGGAAGCGCTCGCACCATCGGGGCCAGTCCGACGTCGGCCAGCGCCTTGCGCAGGTGGCCATCGGTCAGGGACTGTCCGTCGAGATGCCCGGTACCCAGGAGAAGGTTCTCCCGCAAGGTTCCGTCGGTCAGGAAAGGACGTTGCGTGACCAGATGACCAGGACCGGCGTCGATGCTGCCTCGATCGGGAGTGCGTAGCCCGGCGATGAGTTCGAGCAGAGTGGTCTTCCCCACGCCCGAGGGCCCGGTGACGACCGTCAGCCCTGGGCCGGGTAGTTCGACGGTGAGTCCGTCGATGACCGGGGTGCCCTCGGCGAGATAGGAGTATCCGACATCGGTCAGCCGAATGCCCTGGGGCGCTTGGCCGCTGCTCCCCGAAGAGACCGAGAGCCGGTTCCCGGTGGGGGACTCCGGTGACGAAGCCGCTTCGACCTGGGCGTACACCTGCTCCAAGGCCGCCGCACCGTCGGCAGCATTGTGGAACTCGGCACCGACCCGGCGAATCGGCCAGTAGGCCTCCGGGGCGAGGAGGATCAACGGCATCGCGAGGGACAGCTCCATCTCACCGTGTGCCAGCTGGATGCCGACCCAGACTGCGACGATCGCCACGGAGATCGTGGCGAGCAGCTCCAAGGCCGCCGAGCTGAGGAAGGCCAGCTTCAAGGTTTCCACAGTGGCCTTGCGGTGGTCGTGGCTGACCTGACGGATGGTCTCCTGTTGACGTTCGGCGCGTCCGTAGGAGACCAGAGTGGGCAGGCCGCGCATGACATCCAAGAAATGCCCGGACAACCGGGTCAGGGTCCGCCAGCGTCGCTGGGTGGCTTCGGCGGTGGACGCGCCGATCAAAGCCGCGAACAAGGGCAGCAAGGGCACGGTGAGGATGGGGATCAGCCCGGTCGGCACGTCCAGGATCAGCATCGCCAGGATCGCCGCCGGAGGGAGAACCACGGCATTGGCCAGCGTCGGCAGATAGCGAGCCACGTAGGGTTCGATACTGGTCGACCCCTGGGTGGCCAAGGTCAGCAGCTGGGGTCCGTCTGCTCGCCCGGTGGCGCCACGAGCGAGGAAATGTTCCGAGAGCAGACGGCGCACAGACATGGACACGGTCGTCCCGGTGCGGGCGGCGATGGTTTCGGCTGCTCCAGCCGCACCGGCGCGTACGACGAAGGCCGCGACGGCCCACGCCGCAGCGACATGCCAGGAACGTCCGTCGACGAGGGCGACGACGAGGGCGGAAACGGCGAAGGCCTGGCCGATGGCAGCGGCTCCCTGCAGGGCCCCGCAGGCGAAGAGGCCCACGATCCCGGAGCGGCAGTCGGGCACGAGGCTCAGCAGTCGTGGGTCGAAGGGCTTCACGGCGTTCAGTTCACCAGATTTCTTCGGGAACAGCTCGTTACCGGCCGGTCGGTGGCATGAGGAGTGCCAGGCCGAACGAGGAGGTGACGGGGGAATGACGGGAGTGACGAAGGACGCCGGGTCGGCTCGCACTGAGTCGACCCGGCGTCCTGTCGGGGTGCTGACGGGCTCTGACGGATCAGTAGTGCGCCGCAGCGGGGATGTGCTTGGTCGTCAGACGACGACGGAACACCCAGTACGTCCACGCCTGGTAGGCGAGCACGATCGGCACGAAGATCACCGCTGCGCCGGTCATGATCTGCAGGGTGTACTCCGAGCTGGCCGAGTTGGCCACGGTGAGACCGGTCTGCCCGGGGATGCTGTTGGGCATCACATCGGGGAAGAGCGCCAGGAACAGGCTGGCGACGGCCAGCGCCGTGCACACGAAGGTCCCGGTGAAGGCCCAGCCGTCCCGCTTGACCTTCACCGCTCCTAGAGCGGCGACCAGGCAGAGCGCAGCGAGACCGGCGGCGACCCAGGACAGGGTGTTGCCGGTCTTCACGTTGGCGATGCCCAGGAAGAGCACGGCCAGGACCGCGGTGACCAGGCCGGACTTCAGGGCGAAGGCGCGAGCCTCGTGGCGGATGTCCCCGTCGGTCTTCAACGCGATGAACAGGGCCCCGTGGGTGAGGAAGAGCGCCACGGTGGTCAAGCCGCCGAGGAATCCGAAGGGATTCAACAAGGTGAAGAGATTGCCGGTGTACTCCAACGTCTTCGGGTTCAGCGGCACGCCGGCCACGATGTTGGCGAAGGCGACGCCCCACAGGAGGGCGGGGATGAAGGAACCGGCCATGATGCAGTAGTCCCAGTTCTTCCGCCAGGCTGCGGTCTCTCCCTTACCGCGGTACTCCAGCCCCATGGCCCGGATGATCAGACCGACGAGGATGAGCAGCAACGGCAGGTAGAAACCGGAGAACAAGGTGGCGTACCAGTGGGGGAAGGCCGCGAAGGTGGCGCCGCCCGCAGTGAGCAGCCAGACCTCGTTTCCGTCCCAGTGCGGGCCGATGGTGGTCAGCATGAGCCGACGGCGGCGTTCGGTCTCCTCGGCGTCACCCTTCGGGTCCTTGTGCAGGATCCCGATGAGCATGCCGACGCCCATGTCGAAGCCTTCGAGACAGAAGTAGCCGATCCACAGCACGGCGATCAGCAGGAACCACAGGTTCTGGAGCATCGAGTAGTCCATGTCAGCCTCTCAGTACGCGTAGGCGAGGGGAGCGTCGTCGTCCTCGCGGTCGGGCTTCTGTCCGGGGTCGGGGATCGCCTCGGCGCCCATGCGGACGTACTTGAGGAAGAGCTTGATCTCGACGACGGCCAGAGCGGCGTACAGGATGGTGTAGACGACCATGGAAATGAGGACTTCGACCGCGGTCACCCGGGGGGAGACGGCGTTCTCGACGGTCATCAGCTCGTGGACGATCCAGGGCTGACGGCCGATCTCGGTGAAGATCCAGCCGAAGCTGTTGGCGAAGACCGGCATGAAGGGCAGGGCGATCGCCGCCCACAGCCACCACTTGCGGGCGAGCTGCTGCTCGGACTCCTTCTTCCGGGTGACCCACAGGACCAACAACGAGATGAAGGTGCCGAGGAAGCCCAGCCCCATCATCAGGCGGAAGGTCCAGTACGTGCCGGGGATATTGGGCGTGTACATCTGGCCCTTGGTCTGGGTGAACTTGCCGTCGCTGAACTTCTGGGCGGCTTCACGCTGCAGCGGGTTGATGCCCTTGACCTCGGCGTTGAAGTCGCCATGGCCCAGGAAGGAGAGCAGGCCGGGGACCTCGATGATATGGGTGGCCTTGGAGCCGTCCAGCGCACCTACGGAGAGCACGGAGAAGGGTGCGTGGGAGGTGTTCTCGTAGAGCGCCTCCGCAGCGGCCATCTTCATGGGCTGCACTTCGGTCATGACCTTGCCCTGGAAGTCTCCGGAGATCATCACGCCGAGCGAGGCGACCAGGGTGACCACGGCGC
It contains:
- the cydB gene encoding cytochrome d ubiquinol oxidase subunit II; its protein translation is MDYSMLQNLWFLLIAVLWIGYFCLEGFDMGVGMLIGILHKDPKGDAEETERRRRLMLTTIGPHWDGNEVWLLTAGGATFAAFPHWYATLFSGFYLPLLLILVGLIIRAMGLEYRGKGETAAWRKNWDYCIMAGSFIPALLWGVAFANIVAGVPLNPKTLEYTGNLFTLLNPFGFLGGLTTVALFLTHGALFIALKTDGDIRHEARAFALKSGLVTAVLAVLFLGIANVKTGNTLSWVAAGLAALCLVAALGAVKVKRDGWAFTGTFVCTALAVASLFLALFPDVMPNSIPGQTGLTVANSASSEYTLQIMTGAAVIFVPIVLAYQAWTYWVFRRRLTTKHIPAAAHY
- a CDS encoding cytochrome ubiquinol oxidase subunit I — translated: MDALDLARWQFAITTVYHFLFVPITIGMSALVAGFHTAWVRSHNPEMYKLTKFFGKLFVINFALGLVTGIVQEFQFGMNWSDYSRFVGDIFGAPLAFEALLTFFLESTFLGLWIFGWGRIPEKLHAMTMWLVHIGTVMSAFFILAANSFMQNPVGFRFNEATNRAELTDFIAVLTNKVQLVTFPHVIFAAYMTGGAMVLAVALWHLRRPEVGDNAPMYRKATRVGAVVTLVASLGVMISGDFQGKVMTEVQPMKMAAAEALYENTSHAPFSVLSVGALDGSKATHIIEVPGLLSFLGHGDFNAEVKGINPLQREAAQKFSDGKFTQTKGQMYTPNIPGTYWTFRLMMGLGFLGTFISLLVLWVTRKKESEQQLARKWWLWAAIALPFMPVFANSFGWIFTEIGRQPWIVHELMTVENAVSPRVTAVEVLISMVVYTILYAALAVVEIKLFLKYVRMGAEAIPDPGQKPDREDDDAPLAYAY
- the cydD gene encoding thiol reductant ABC exporter subunit CydD; amino-acid sequence: MKPFDPRLLSLVPDCRSGIVGLFACGALQGAAAIGQAFAVSALVVALVDGRSWHVAAAWAVAAFVVRAGAAGAAETIAARTGTTVSMSVRRLLSEHFLARGATGRADGPQLLTLATQGSTSIEPYVARYLPTLANAVVLPPAAILAMLILDVPTGLIPILTVPLLPLFAALIGASTAEATQRRWRTLTRLSGHFLDVMRGLPTLVSYGRAERQQETIRQVSHDHRKATVETLKLAFLSSAALELLATISVAIVAVWVGIQLAHGEMELSLAMPLILLAPEAYWPIRRVGAEFHNAADGAAALEQVYAQVEAASSPESPTGNRLSVSSGSSGQAPQGIRLTDVGYSYLAEGTPVIDGLTVELPGPGLTVVTGPSGVGKTTLLELIAGLRTPDRGSIDAGPGHLVTQRPFLTDGTLRENLLLGTGHLDGQSLTDGHLRKALADVGLAPMVRALPEGLSSRIGDDGFGLSAGQRARLALARAVLADPQLLLLDEPTAHLDSASEELVEELIGMLATTRTVVTVTHRAGLLARADHHLVLGGAA